In Aricia agestis chromosome 14, ilAriAges1.1, whole genome shotgun sequence, one genomic interval encodes:
- the LOC121733915 gene encoding uncharacterized protein LOC121733915, which produces MENKHADNSPRVGTGNAGESHTPASAGDRAMYTGGPKHALKERGRNNDFGNDLMDDERQCDLVMTTASEGGSRAATPASIGMGSGFFRRPGGDSGESGDESAASHNPGVDSERGRTRATFRRKRRGSELENSPEKDRGAAAKPSSKRGRGRPPITGKYVGLYKTKKDLLDIKQRELDVEVEKELLDVTKGLPNLRSNRLSESSLSDRIMAEDEVTTAKLGEAITQSLAAISAVTQKSKNLKGTSIAALKKASCTIKEACVCLLSRTVSEETRALAAENTRLSRELEVMKKELEAVKRKLADAQPQSAPTIKEPNVEELLQRALREAVSVMNARMDARLEGLEARLLPEPRLRPPLAADKKKESAASTSVARPQLPEMEKEIPPTPGPSVSTLMPPTNPGPKPKRTKKRRKSAAAVEAPTARSDATTAAVATQPTASPSWTEVVKRGKTPMKAGDRKKTLKKKEKKKKERQLRAPKTAAVVLTLLPDAEKNGVTYQDVIDKAKLHLDLTALDIPAVKFKRAITGARMYEVSGAECKERADALASKLREIVGEDMVRVSRPQKCAELRITGLDDSATATEITAAVARKGGCRPEDIRVGEIRVDRRGRGMAWVRCPVEAAKLVMAPPTRVCVGWTVAQVTLLSQRTMRCFRCHEEGHTRATCSSETDRSELCFRCGQPGHSTKQCGNPPHCALCCHNIYGGPQCQSGPHGGPITATLRFLQGNLNHCAAAQDLWVQVLLQWEIDVGIIAEPYRVLDRSDWVGDVDSLVAIVFGPKIVPPSSRNAIRGRGFVVAILGTLTVVGVYFSPNKPIVEFEALLLQLTAVVEGSSRPVVVAGDFNAKSPLWGSPAANARGRLLEDWLVTTGLVLANRGASSTCVRPQGESIVDLTLVSPAIAPRITEWKVLSRIETLSDHLYIRFVVSAHLTEPGRSFTPGTGLRWSLKKLDRDLLKEAAAVASWAPLPSEDVEECAEWLIEAAHNICDASMPRAGPAVPRRQTYWWSPDLKRLRDECVAARRRYLRYRRRRIRSEAEEESIYDGYRTARHNLRDAIRLAKKTAWEEFLGTLEQDPWGRPYKWVRQKLRPAAPPLTQSLPPEFCRTIVSALFPPRAEWSPPTMAPPTAETEEEEIPPVTAGELAAAVHKMALQNKAPGLDGVPGRVWVLAMEQMEERVLALLNMCFVQGRIPRRWKTGKLVLLRKVGRPEDQPSAYRPIVLIDEICKTMERIVVARIDRHLESVGPNLSDAQFGFRSRRSTMDAVARLRSITREEISRGGVVLVVSLDISNAFNTLPWETIKEALRYHRVPGYLCRLVGDYLSERSVQYPTEEGWEEQEVDCGVPQGSALGPKLWDMGYDHVLRGANLPGVELIAYADDTAAVCRAKTHREAVILATAAVAQVVRRIQALGLTVALNKSEAIIFHGPRNAPPPGLAVIVGGTSIPVSSTLTYLGLVLDSRWSFKEHFRRLSEKVAKAAGALASLLPNLGGPSLSCRRLYMGVVRSMAMYGAPIWAENLSAKNRLILGRLQRTMATRAVRGYRTISRDAACLLAGSVPWDLDARALADVYWRSAEVRAGGSNPLPDAVRRWRDEARDRALELWEERLLEPRVSVDLIGAIRPVFREWVDRKKGALSFRLTQVLTGHGCFGRYLCEIVGREETTRCHHCDDERDTAAHTLTACPSWTRQRAALTAAIGPDLSLPALVSAMLSSEQNWRDVEKFAEEVISNKEEAERDRERRALDPL; this is translated from the exons ATGGAAAACAAGCATGCGGATAATTCTCCCAGGGTGGGTACCGGCAATGCCGGAGAATCCCACACTCCCGCTTCGGCGGGGGATCGGGCCATGTATACTGGGGGCCCCAAACATGCTTTGAAGGAGAGGGGGAGGAATAACGACTTTGGCAACGATTTAATGGACGATGAAAGGCAATGCGATTTGGTAATGACGACGGCGAGCGAGGGTGGATCACGGGCGGCAACGCCCGCATCCATAGGCATGGGCTCTGGGTTCTTTCGAAGACCCGGAGGTGATAGCGGCGAGAGCGGTGATGAGTCCGCCGCCTCTCATAACCCGGGCGTAGACAGTGAGAGGGGAAGGACCCGGGCCACTTTCCGGCGCAAGAGGCGCGGTAGTGAGCTCGAAAATAGCCCGGAAAAAGACAGGGGAGCGGCCGCAAAGCCCTCCTCCAAACGCGGAAGAGGAAGACCGCCCATCACAGGGAAATATGTTGGCTTGTACAAGACCAAGAAGGATCTCCTCGACATCAAGCAGAGGGAACTTGACGTCGAGGTAGAGAAGGAACTACTGGACGTGACAAAGGGACTCCCGAACCTACGGTCCAACCGGCTGTCGGAGTCCTCACTCTCGGATCGCATAATGGCGGAAGACGAGGTCACAACGGCGAAACTTGGCGAGGCAATAACGCAGAGCCTTGCCGCCATCTCCGCTGTGACTCAGAAGTCGAAGAATCTTAAGGGAACCTCCATCGCGGCCCTTAAGAAAGCGTCCTGCACCATAAAGGAGGCGTGCGTTTGCCTTCTTAGCAGGACAGTATCGGAAGAGACGAGAGCCCTGGCGGCGGAAAACACACGCCTCTCCAGAGAGCTTGAGGTTATGAAGAAGGAGCTAGAGGCCGTCAAGCGTAAGCTCGCTGACGCCCAACCACAGTCTGCTCCCACCATCAAAGAGCCGAATGTGGAAGAGCTATTGCAGCGAGCGCTGCGTGAGGCGGTCTCCGTGATGAACGCCCGCATGGACGCGCGCCTGGAGGGGCTGGAGGCCCGACTTTTACCGGAGCCTCGCCTGCGCCCTCCACTCGCCGCGGACAAAAAGAAGGAAAGCGCTGCCTCCACATCAGTCGCAAGGCCGCAGCTACCTGAAATGGAAAAAGAGATTCCGCCTACGCCGGGGCCATCAGTCTCTACATTGATGCCTCCGACGAATCCGGGTCCCAAACCAAAAAGGACAAAGAAGAGGCGAAAGTCTGCCGCCGCCGTCGAGGCTCCAACCGCGAGAAGCGATGCAACGACTGCGGCAGTTGCGACACAGCCAACAGCCTCTCCTTCATGGACAGAGGTAGTAAAGAGAGGGAAGACACCGATGAAGGCGGGAGACAGGAAAAAGACGCTGAAGAAGAAGGAGAAAAAGAAGAAGGAAAGACAGCTCCGCGCTCCGAAGACAGCAGCCGTAGTACTTACGCTGCTTCCGGATGCGGAGAAAAATGGCGTCACTTACCAGGACGTCATTGATAAGGCCAAGTTGCATCTGGACTTGACTGCACTCGACATCCCGGCGGTCAAATTTAAGCGGGCTATAACCGGTGCTCGTATGTACGAAGTCTCGGGGGCGGAATGTAAGGAGAGGGCCGACGCTCTGGCGAGCAAATTAAGAGAGATTGTCGGAGAGGACATGGTGCGCGTGTCCCGACCGCAAAAATGCGCCGAGCTCCGAATCACGGGTCTCGACGACTCTGCAACAGCGACAGAAATCACGGCTGCTGTCGCAAGGAAGGGTGGTTGTCGACCGGAAGATATCAGAGTCGGCGAGATCCGTGTAGACAGAAGAGGACGCGGTATGGCCTGGGTCAGGTGCCCGGTTGAGGCCGCCAAATTGGTGATGGCACCTCCTACCAGGGTGTGCGTCGGCTGGACGGTAGCGCAAGTGACCCTCCTGTCCCAGCGCACCATGAGATGCTTCCGGTGCCACGAAGAGGGACATACCCGAGCAACCTGCTCCTCAGAAACTGACCGCAGTGAACTCTGTTTCCGCTGCGGTCAGCCCGGGCACTCGACCAAACAGTGCGGAAACCCTCCGCACTGCGCGTTAT GCTGCCACAACATCTACGGCGGCCCCCAGTGCCAGAGCGGACCCCATGGAGGCCCAATAACGGCCACCTTACGGTTCCTTCAGGGCAACCTGAATCACTGCGCTGCGGCGCAGGATCTTTGGGTTCAGGTTCTTTTGCAGTGGGAGATCGACGTGGGCATTATTGCAGAGCCGTACCGCGTCCTGGATAGAAGCGACTGGGTGGGAGACGTCGACTCGTTGGTCGCCATAGTCTTTGGTCCCAAAATCGTGCCTCCTTCGTCGAGGAACGCGATAAGGGGCCGTGGATTTGTTGTCGCCATCTTGGGGACCCTCACCGTGGTGGGGGTTTACTTTTCCCCCAACAAGCCGATCGTTGAGTTTGAGGCGCTCTTGCTTCAACTGACCGCCGTCGTAGAGGGGTCGAGTCGCCCCGTAGTTGTTGCCGGAGACTTCAACGCGAAGTCTCCGCTGTGGGGCTCCCCGGCGGCAAATGCGAGAGGTCGACTCTTGGAGGATTGGTTGGTCACTACCGGCCTGGTCCTGGCAAACCGCGGTGCGTCCAGTACATGCGTCCGGCCACAGGGAGAGTCCATAGTGGACCTCACCCTGGTCAGCCCAGCCATCGCCCCGCGTATCACCGAGTGGAAGGTCTTGAGTCGCATTGAGACTCTCTCGGACCACCTCTACATACGCTTCGTCGTCTCGGCTCACTTGACGGAGCCAGGCCGCTCATTCACACCTGGTACAGGCCTGAGGTGGTCTTTGAAGAAGTTGGACCGCGACCTCCTCAAAGAGGCAGCAGCCGTCGCATCGTGGGCGCCTCTACCATCAGAGGACGTAGAAGAATGCGCGGAGTGGCTGATTGAGGCGGCACACAACATATGTGACGCCTCAATGCCCCGCGCCGGACCAGCCGTGCCAAGACGCCAGACGTACTGGTGGAGTCCGGATTTGAAGCGTCTCCGTgatgagtgtgtggcagctcgcCGCCGCTATTTGCGGTATCGAAGACGACGGATCCGAAGCGAGGCAGAGGAGGAGTCCATATACGATGGATACCGCACTGCGCGCCATAACCTTCGCGATGCCATCAGACTGGCCAAGAAGACGGCATGGGAGGAATTCCTGGGTACTCTGGAGCAGGACCCGTGGGGCAGACCTTACAAGTGGGTGAGGCAAAAGCTTCGCCCTGCTGCCCCACCTCTCACCCAGTCCTTGCCACCGGAATTCTGTAGAACTATTGTGTCGGCCCTATTTCCACCCAGGGCCGAGTGGTCCCCACCAACTATGGCACCACCAACTGCAGAGACCGAGGAGGAGGAAATTCCCCCAGTGACAGCCGGAGAACTGGCAGCGGCGGTCCATAAAATGGCCCTCCAGAACAAAGCCCCTGGATTAGACGGGGTCCCCGGTCGTGTCTGGGTGCTAGCGATGGAGCAGATGGAAGAGCGTGTTCTCGCCCTACTGAACATGTGCTTCGTGCAAGGGCGAATACCACGTCGCTGGAAGACTGGCAAACTCGTGCTACTCAGGAAGGTCGGGCGACCCGAAGACCAGCCGTCAGCCTACCGCCCTATCGTCTTGATCGACGAGATTTGTAAGACGATGGAGAGGATCGTAGTGGCGCGTATCGACCGCCATCTAGAGAGCGTCGGCCCGAACTTGAGCGATGCTCAGTTCGGGTTCCGGTCTCGTCGATCGACGATGGATGCGGTGGCACGGCTCCGGTCTATTACGAGGGAGGAGATCTCTCGGGGCGGGGTGGTGTTGGTTGTCTCGTTAGACATCTCCAACGCATTCAACACCCTGCCCTGGGAAACCATAAAAGAGGCCCTTCGATACCACCGAGTGCCGGGATACCTTTGCAGACTCGTGGGCGACTATCTGTCGGAGCGCTCGGTGCAGTACCCTACTGAAGAGGGATGGGAAGAGCAGGAGGTGGACTGCGGCGTCCCGCAGGGTTCGGCTCTCGGCCCGAAACTGTGGGACATGGGTTATGACCACGTGCTTCGCGGTGCCAACTTACCCGGCGTGGAGTTGATCGCGTACGCGGACGACACCGCGGCGGTCTGCCGCGCCAAAACACACCGCGAAGCCGTAATACTTGCGACGGCAGCTGTTGCACAAGTTGTGCGCAGAATACAGGCGTTAGGCTTGACGGTGGCGCTTAACAAATCTGAGGCCATCATCTTTCATGGGCCCAGAAACGCGCCGCCGCCCGGTTTGGCGGTGATAGTCGGTGGAACATCCATCCCAGTATCGTCAACTCTGACATACTTAGGGCTAGTACTCGATAGTCGGTGGTCCTTTAAGGAGCACTTCCGCCGGCTATCCGAGAAGGTAGCGAAGGCAGCAGGAGCTCTAGCATCGCTGCTCCCCAACCTAGGGGGCCCGAGCCTGAGCTGTCGGCGCCTGTACATGGGCGTTGTACGTTCCATGGCCATGTACGGTGCGCCGATCTGGGCCGAAAATTTGTCAGCCAAAAACAGGCTCATCCTTGGTCGGCTACAAAGAACGATGGCAACGCGAGCAGTGCGCGGGTATCGCACCATCTCCCGGGATGCTGCGTGCCTGCTCGCCGGAAGCGTCCCATGGGACCTGGACGCAAGAGCCCTCGCCGATGTGTACTGGCGTAGCGCAGAAGTccgcgcggggggcagcaaTCCCCTTCcggacgccgtacgtcggtggagggacGAAGCCAGAGACAGGGCCCTGGAGTTGTGGGAGGAGCGTCTCTTGGAGCCGCGTGTAAGCGTAGACCTCATAGGGGCTATTCGCCCAGTATTCAGAGAGTGGGTGGACCGAAAGAAAGGCGCCCTCTCGTTCCGCCTcacacaggtgctgaccgggcacggctgcttcggtcggtacctgtgcgagATCGTCGGAAGGGAGGAGACGACGCGGTGCCACCACTGTGACGACGAAAGGGACACGGCCGCGCACACCTTAACGGCTTGTCCCTCTTGGACACGACAACGTGCGGCATTAACGGCCGCCATCGGACCGGACTTATCACTGCCAGCGTTGGTAAGTGCCATGCTGAGCAGTGAGCAAAACTGGAGGGACGTGGAGAAGTTCGCCGAAGAGGTGATCTCCAACAAAGAAGaggcagagcgcgatagagaaagGCGGGCGCTGGACCCTCTTTGA
- the LOC121733916 gene encoding uncharacterized protein LOC121733916, whose amino-acid sequence MDLSEPLGINHIEGGLVGVDYSLDDVVVSNLSKCAVKSLKIDLDSLDMNIHLDCPHLSMFGKYNVTGMIIAIFFEGLGETRIVAENYGLSIKGKLEEFIGEDDQKHVKVKNFIPKPHYGGKVVYNLTNLFYGNEMLATEAHKYINGNWKAVSEFGQAPIMSAALRLFFKNINKCLKPIPVQNIEF is encoded by the exons ATGGATCTGTCAGAGCCATTAGGAATTAACCACATCGAAGGTGGCCTGGTTGGAGTGGATTATTCTCTCGACGATGTAGTTGTGTCAAATCTTTCGAAGTGTGCTGTAAAATCGTTAAA GATAGATCTAGATTCATTAGATATGAATATTCACTTGGACTGCCCGCATTTGTCTATGTTTGGCAAATATAACGTGACTGGAATGATCATAGCTATATTCTTTGAGGGACTGGGCGAAACCAGAATTGTTGCAG AAAATTACGGACTTTCAATTAAAGGGAAACTGGAAGAATTTATTGGAGAAGATGACCAAAAGCACGTTAAAGTCAAGAATTTCATACCAAAACCTCATTACGGTGGGAAAGTTGTTTATAATCTGACAAATCTGTTTTATGGAAATGAAATGTTAG CTACCGAGGCCCATAAGTACATCAACGGCAATTGGAAGGCGGTGTCAGAATTCGGCCAAGCTCCAATAATGTCTGCTGCGCTGAGACTATTCTTCAAAAACATCAACAAGTGTCTTAAGCCTATACCGGTTCAAAATATAGAATTTTGA
- the LOC121733762 gene encoding uncharacterized protein LOC121733762 has translation MDLSEPINVDHIKSSLIGFKYTLDDVTLKNLSKCALKSSSINLNSKDINMYLDCPLLTLFAKYNVTGILIALPLEGQGDVNIVLRDYGISLVGKLQEFVGKDGQQHVKVNRRLTSEDLSFIA, from the exons ATGGACCTCTCTGAGCCCATCAACGTAGACCACATCAAGTCCAGCCTCATTGGTTTCAAGTACACCCTCGATGATGTGACCTTAAAAAACCTGTCGAAATGTGCATTGAAATCGTCAAG CAtaaatctaaattctaaggATATCAACATGTACCTAGATTGTCCACTTCTGACTCTGTTCGCTAAGTACAACGTTACCGGAATACTTATTGCTCTACCTCTTGAGGGACAGGGTGACGTCAACATCGTTTTAC gtGACTACGGTATATCACTAGTCGGTAAACTACAGGAGTTTGTCGGTAAAGATGGCCAACAACACGTCAAAGTAAACCGACGACTTACTTCGGAGGACCTGTCGTTTATAGCATGA